From the genome of Neodiprion pinetum isolate iyNeoPine1 chromosome 3, iyNeoPine1.2, whole genome shotgun sequence, one region includes:
- the LOC124215388 gene encoding carboxylic ester hydrolase-like isoform X1 gives MFVCKIGSRSCCYIAAACLLVGLLLIAFLTIFGVIPIKNGEIPAGEDWMRPETTIPQGRLRGINMATHLGRRFPAFIGVPFAEPPIGDLRFEQAVPAGPWNGTLDTDRMPNACIQGMNELQKETKLMGDEDCLYLNVYTPRLPSSQNATLLPVMVFIYGGQFTYGMSTPDQHSPEFLLNKDVVLVVPNYRLGILGFLSTGDEVSPGNNLLKDIAEALRWIQRNIKYFGGDPNKVTLFGGSSGAACVRLLTLSPLTKGLFHQFMTHSTPLLYPPVPEPYTVAATRATKLGEYLGCPTNTSTTLVNCLRTFNGSYLYDTDVLLKDERTARPTVWYPVVEPDVEGALFTDTPGNIIANGKQHDLPWVALVAKEEGIVVTAVYYNEPDLFQQFLDNVDSHLISFLRHDVWSADVDAQTAALKSRYLNDLTADRKLLLRNLTDIITDYEFTYFNYNEVKQRANNPAYKSPAYLCTFDYRDSFSYTYKFTGSNPENLGPTHGDEFIYLLPGPREMFGPPGSEYSETDLKMLDAMVELWTSFATNGLPTTAALNDNAIWEPFSSDEKYLQIGNGSDPGIQLKSGFHEERMQFWENFFAAKK, from the exons ATGTTTGTATGTAAAATTGGCTCGCGCTCGTGCTGTTATATAGCAGCCGCGTGTCTGCTGGTGGGTCTTTTGCTAATTGCTTTTCTGACAATATTTGGTGTTATTCCAATTAAAAATGGGGAGATTCCCGCTGGCGAGGATTGGATGCGTCCGGAAACGACGATACCTCAAGGAAGACTCAGAGGTATAAATATGGCCACACACCTTGGCAGAAGATTCCCTGCCTTCATTGGAGTTCCGTTTGCCGAGCCACCGATTGGAGATCTCAG GTTTGAACAAGCCGTACCGGCGGGTCCTTGGAACGGGACTCTAGATACCGACCGCATGCCTAACGCATGCATTCAGGGAATGAACGAGCTTCAGAAGGAGACAAAGCTCATGGGGGATGAGGACTGCCTCTATCTCAATGTCTATACGCCGCGG CTTCCTAGTAGCCAGAATGCTACGTTACTGCCAGTGATGGTCTTCATCTATGGTGGACAATTCACGTATGGAATGAGCACTCCTGACCAACACAGTCCAGAATTTCTTCTTAATAAGGACGTGGTTCTCGTAGTTCCGAACTATCGTTTGGGAATACTAGGATTTTTGAGTACCGGCGACGAAGTATCGCCGGGAAATAATTTACTTAAAGATATAGCTGAAGCTTTGAGATGGATTCAACGAAACATCAAGTATTTCGGTGGTGATCCAAATAAAGTAACTCTCTTCGGTGGAAGTTCAGGCGCCGCCTGCGTTCGCCTTTTAACCTTATCTCCTTTAACAAAAG GACTCTTTCACCAATTCATGACACACAGTACACCGCTACTCTATCCTCCTGTTCCTGAACCGTATACGGTGGCCGCCACGCGAGCCACGAAGTTGGGCGAATATCTTGGTTGTCCAACCAACACGTCAACCACCCTTGTTAACTGTCTGAGGACTTTCAATGGGTCATACTTGTATGATACAGACGTGCTGTTAAAGGATGAAAGAACGGCCAGGCCTACTGTTTGGTATCCTGTAGTCGAACCTGACGTAGAAGGTGCACTTTTCACGGATACTCCAGGGAATATCATTGCCAATggaaaacagcacgatttgcCGTGGGTGGCCCTTGTAGCTAAGGAAGAAGGAATTGTTGTAACTGCAG TGTACTATAATGAGCCAGACTTGTTCCAGCAATTTTTAGACAACGTTGACTCTCACCTAATCAGCTTCTTGAGACACGACGTTTGGTCAGCCGATGTCGATGCCCAAACTGCCGCTCTAAAGTCTCGTTACTTGAACGATCTAACTGCAGACAGAAAATTG CTACTACGCAATTTGACTGACATCATAACCGATTACGAGTTTACCTACTTTAATTACAACGAGGTCAAACAACGTGCAAACAACCCTGCTTACAAGAGTCCCGCATACCTTTGCACTTTTGACTACCGAGACAGTTTTAGCTATACCTATAAGTTTACTGGTAGTAACCCGGAGAATTTGGGCCCGACGCACGGAGATGAGTTTATTTACCTCCTTCCTGGACCACGGGAAATGTTTGGGCCACCAGGCTCTGAATATAGTGAGACTGATTTGAAAATGCTCGACGCTATGGTGGAGCTATGGACATCGTTTGCTACCAATGG GTTGCCGACTACTGCAGCTCTCAATGACAACGCGATTTGGGAACCATTTTCATCAGACGAAAAATATCTTCAGATCGGTAATGGCAGCGATCCTGGAATTCAGCTTAAAAGTGGTTTTCACGAAGAGCGAATGCAGTTTTGGGAAAATTTCTTTGCTGCTAAAAAGTAG
- the LOC124215390 gene encoding carboxylic ester hydrolase-like, with the protein MAIRTIGSRSCCYIAAACLLVGLLLIAFLTIFGVIPIKNGEIPAGEDWMRPETTIPQGRLRGINMATHLGRRFPAFIGVPFAEPPIGDIRFKQAVPAGPWNGTLDASRMPNACIQNEEKLIGDEDCLYLNVYTPQVPSSQNATLLPVMVYIYGGQFRFGTSTPDRWSPEFLLNKDVVLVVPNYRFGILGFLSTGDEVSPGNNSLKDIVEALRWIQRNIKYFGGDPNKVTLFGGSSGAACVGLLTLSPLTKGLFHQFMTHSTPLLYPPVPEPYTVAATRATKLGEYLGCPTNTSTTLVNCLRTFNGSYLYETDVLLKDERTSRFIVWYPVVEPDVEGALFTDTPGNIIANGKQHDLPWVALVAKEEGIVVTAVYYNRPDLFQQFLDNVDSHLISFLRHDVWSADVDAQTAALKSRYLNDLTADRKLLLHNLTDIITDYMFTYFNYIEVRQRANNPAYKSPVYFCTFDYRGTFSYSYKFSGGNTENWGAAHGDELIYLLPGPKEMFAPPGSEFTETDVKVADAMVELWTSFATNGLPTTAALNDNAIWEPFSSDEKYLQIGNDSDPGIQVKSGFHEERMQFWENFFAAKK; encoded by the exons ATGGCTATACGTACGATTGGCTCGCGCTCGTGCTGTTATATAGCAGCCGCGTGTCTGCTGGTGGGTCTTTTGCTAATTGCTTTTCTGACAATATTTGGTGTTATTCCAATTAAAAATGGGGAGATTCCCGCTGGCGAGGATTGGATGCGTCCGGAAACGACGATACCTCAAGGAAGACTCAGAGGTATAAATATGGCCACACACCTTGGCAGAAGATTCCCTGCCTTCATTGGAGTTCCGTTTGCCGAGCCACCGATTGGAGATATCAG GTTTAAACAAGCCGTACCGGCGGGTCCTTGGAATGGGACTCTAGATGCCAGCCGCATGCCTAACGCATGTATTCAGAACGAGGAAAAGCTCATAGGGGATGAGGACTGCCTCTATCTCAATGTCTATACGCCGCAG GTTCCTAGTAGCCAAAACGCTACGTTACTGCCAGTGATGGTGTACATCTATGGTGGACAATTCAGGTTTGGAACGAGTACTCCTGACCGATGGAGTCCAGAATTTCTTCTTAATAAGGACGTGGTTCTCGTAGTTCCGAACTATCGTTTCGGAATACTCGGATTTTTGAGTACCGGCGACGAAGTGTCGCCGGGAAATAATTCACTAAAAGATATAGTTGAAGCTTTGAGATGGATTCAACGAAACATCAAGTATTTCGGTGGTGATCCAAATAAAGTAACGCTCTTCGGTGGAAGTTCAGGCGCCGCCTGCGTTGGCCTTTTAACCTTATCTCCTTTAACAAAAG GACTCTTTCACCAATTCATGACACACAGTACACCGCTACTCTATCCTCCTGTTCCTGAACCGTATACGGTGGCCGCCACGCGAGCCACGAAGTTGGGCGAATATCTTGGTTGTCCAACCAACACGTCAACCACCCTTGTTAACTGTCTGAGGACTTTCAATGGGTCATACTTATACGAAACAGACGTGCTGTTAAAGGATGAAAGGACGAGCAGGTTTATTGTTTGGTATCCTGTAGTCGAACCTGACGTAGAAGGTGCACTTTTTACGGATACTCCAGGGAATATCATTGCCAATggaaaacagcacgatttgcCGTGGGTGGCCCTTGTAGCTAAAGAAGAAGGAATTGTTGTAACTGCAG TGTACTATAATAGGCCAGACTTGTTCCAGCAATTTTTAGACAACGTTGACTCTCACCTAATCAGCTTCTTGAGACACGACGTTTGGTCAGCCGATGTCGATGCCCAAACTGCCGCTCTTAAGTCTCGTTACTTGAACGATCTAACTGCAGACAGAAAATTG CTACTACACAATTTGACTGACATCATAACCGATTACATGTTTACCTACTTCAATTACATCGAGGTCAGACAACGTGCAAACAACCCTGCTTACAAGAGTCCCGTATACTTTTGCACTTTTGACTACCGAGGCACTTTCAGCTATAGCTATAAGTTTAGTGGTGGTAACACGGAGAATTGGGGCGCGGCGCACGGAGACGAGCTGATTTACCTCCTTCCTGGACCAAAGGAAATGTTTGCGCCACCAGGCTCTGAATTTACTGAGACTGATGTGAAAGTGGCCGACGCTATGGTGGAGCTATGGACATCGTTTGCTACAAATGG GTTGCCGACTACTGCAGCTCTCAATGACAACGCGATTTGGGAACCATTCTCATCAGACGAAAAATATCTTCAGATCGGTAATGACAGCGATCCTGGAATTCAGGTTAAAAGTGGTTTTCACGAAGAGCGAATGCAGTTTTGGGAAAATTTCTTTGCTGCTAAAAAGTAG
- the LOC124215388 gene encoding carboxylic ester hydrolase-like isoform X2, with translation MLFSYADGIPAGEDWMRPETTIPQGRLRGINMATHLGRRFPAFIGVPFAEPPIGDLRFEQAVPAGPWNGTLDTDRMPNACIQGMNELQKETKLMGDEDCLYLNVYTPRLPSSQNATLLPVMVFIYGGQFTYGMSTPDQHSPEFLLNKDVVLVVPNYRLGILGFLSTGDEVSPGNNLLKDIAEALRWIQRNIKYFGGDPNKVTLFGGSSGAACVRLLTLSPLTKGLFHQFMTHSTPLLYPPVPEPYTVAATRATKLGEYLGCPTNTSTTLVNCLRTFNGSYLYDTDVLLKDERTARPTVWYPVVEPDVEGALFTDTPGNIIANGKQHDLPWVALVAKEEGIVVTAVYYNEPDLFQQFLDNVDSHLISFLRHDVWSADVDAQTAALKSRYLNDLTADRKLLLRNLTDIITDYEFTYFNYNEVKQRANNPAYKSPAYLCTFDYRDSFSYTYKFTGSNPENLGPTHGDEFIYLLPGPREMFGPPGSEYSETDLKMLDAMVELWTSFATNGLPTTAALNDNAIWEPFSSDEKYLQIGNGSDPGIQLKSGFHEERMQFWENFFAAKK, from the exons ATGCTGTTCTCTTACGCGGATGGC ATTCCCGCTGGCGAGGATTGGATGCGTCCGGAAACGACGATACCTCAAGGAAGACTCAGAGGTATAAATATGGCCACACACCTTGGCAGAAGATTCCCTGCCTTCATTGGAGTTCCGTTTGCCGAGCCACCGATTGGAGATCTCAG GTTTGAACAAGCCGTACCGGCGGGTCCTTGGAACGGGACTCTAGATACCGACCGCATGCCTAACGCATGCATTCAGGGAATGAACGAGCTTCAGAAGGAGACAAAGCTCATGGGGGATGAGGACTGCCTCTATCTCAATGTCTATACGCCGCGG CTTCCTAGTAGCCAGAATGCTACGTTACTGCCAGTGATGGTCTTCATCTATGGTGGACAATTCACGTATGGAATGAGCACTCCTGACCAACACAGTCCAGAATTTCTTCTTAATAAGGACGTGGTTCTCGTAGTTCCGAACTATCGTTTGGGAATACTAGGATTTTTGAGTACCGGCGACGAAGTATCGCCGGGAAATAATTTACTTAAAGATATAGCTGAAGCTTTGAGATGGATTCAACGAAACATCAAGTATTTCGGTGGTGATCCAAATAAAGTAACTCTCTTCGGTGGAAGTTCAGGCGCCGCCTGCGTTCGCCTTTTAACCTTATCTCCTTTAACAAAAG GACTCTTTCACCAATTCATGACACACAGTACACCGCTACTCTATCCTCCTGTTCCTGAACCGTATACGGTGGCCGCCACGCGAGCCACGAAGTTGGGCGAATATCTTGGTTGTCCAACCAACACGTCAACCACCCTTGTTAACTGTCTGAGGACTTTCAATGGGTCATACTTGTATGATACAGACGTGCTGTTAAAGGATGAAAGAACGGCCAGGCCTACTGTTTGGTATCCTGTAGTCGAACCTGACGTAGAAGGTGCACTTTTCACGGATACTCCAGGGAATATCATTGCCAATggaaaacagcacgatttgcCGTGGGTGGCCCTTGTAGCTAAGGAAGAAGGAATTGTTGTAACTGCAG TGTACTATAATGAGCCAGACTTGTTCCAGCAATTTTTAGACAACGTTGACTCTCACCTAATCAGCTTCTTGAGACACGACGTTTGGTCAGCCGATGTCGATGCCCAAACTGCCGCTCTAAAGTCTCGTTACTTGAACGATCTAACTGCAGACAGAAAATTG CTACTACGCAATTTGACTGACATCATAACCGATTACGAGTTTACCTACTTTAATTACAACGAGGTCAAACAACGTGCAAACAACCCTGCTTACAAGAGTCCCGCATACCTTTGCACTTTTGACTACCGAGACAGTTTTAGCTATACCTATAAGTTTACTGGTAGTAACCCGGAGAATTTGGGCCCGACGCACGGAGATGAGTTTATTTACCTCCTTCCTGGACCACGGGAAATGTTTGGGCCACCAGGCTCTGAATATAGTGAGACTGATTTGAAAATGCTCGACGCTATGGTGGAGCTATGGACATCGTTTGCTACCAATGG GTTGCCGACTACTGCAGCTCTCAATGACAACGCGATTTGGGAACCATTTTCATCAGACGAAAAATATCTTCAGATCGGTAATGGCAGCGATCCTGGAATTCAGCTTAAAAGTGGTTTTCACGAAGAGCGAATGCAGTTTTGGGAAAATTTCTTTGCTGCTAAAAAGTAG
- the Cnb gene encoding paramyosin isoform X2, with product MMSESDDTDVLLLIPPDLFLVPSSDSEDSEFGRQQLGYGLGVGATGVVTELFEQVQSLENRISLIESKDTSLDASFLNCSSEAQFKAGSYSSPSKQNKLSLRNKSGSVSQISSLQNTPTKLRQVSSVPTTPSSHHHHLHHHSTNYTNHFCCDMTSVQFDAMNSSNATNALESHSTNLIPRNKHNNLTSFSEPSIIQHSSSSDVKTTGIPNSFVPSQHRETHTTTSPKSNASLKPIGKRLHQRSVKEMELSEVDELLHEMEATEAELAKRISNRSSYQLRQGDVCHPNSISENDVRFKEVNWDQGFNSASPACRLDSNSQCTKLSDPHQNLPTAVTNICMAFDEDSLHFDATDKMIADFKTWRYNCCPTVPQKVEQANNNHKDSMAMSEDLEKQTYARSNSLSNANIDVNKKIIGSDQPTIAVNSDNAHLHASNDRTNSNTAASNLHSDTSKAYTPVHSTHVESGQRQFAQSHRNSYSTGNLLNCTNEDIHVFQNVDATHKMGNDAATNTEFSRKSHRLLTLSDFWESDPSKSQEDMLRIKLEEEKFRRDHCEHLIQELQKRLLEQQEKVAVAVRVDNEKNVVITRLQNAWTKLKLRWQVLEAESSDLHLTLKNVKDKHRTECTELQSQIKRYEGELSKALDLAGGYKEKSDTLTKEKLDLLKSHADELENYKSLVQEVENRYSQLKDEYNKVLDHNQQLGVALKNTQQEVNKERLRGGEVREEMGVIHKALDACEAELIVLRQEKENLQLKLKEETNRNHILEQNKSTLLTAIDEAKMAEKAANAEAKSIAAQQERIRIELREVYQKQVDEVVKAKLQEFQSQLDAAESAFHSELESRQRAIAECAARKIKTVLDKHQLEINLLEEKHKEEKRLYEIQLAQAMQQVSMLNTKLNSQHANKTQLAEQLHSVMQRQWQQALQIISGGNMDNLTPIQRIHAEKFFENKHPMKSESSPNIGSSIMEPMRLESHSMPVIDGRGFLSARLTEERDGYAKSNTLTDNTPLTSRRDQPKDDLRRYIKMILDMQQPKSNFVQAPCSESRQSPTPICREVPRKHYTKKEQSFLSEDSSVVWQPSSEVFTQEESEYVSVPEKPAAKGDQQKNKPPWK from the exons ATGATGAGTGAATCTGACGACACAGACGTCCTTCTGCTGATACCTCCGGATTTATTTCTGGTTCCATCGTCGGACTCCGAAGATTCAGAGTTCGGCAGACAACAGTTGGGTTACGGCCTCGGAGTGGGTGCCACCGGTGTGGTTACAGAGTTGTTCGAACAGGTTCAGTCTCTTGAAAATAGGATATCTCTGATTGAATCGAAGGACACGAGTTTGGATGCCTCGTTTTTAAATTGTTCTAGCGAAGCTCAATTCAAGGCTGGCAGCTACTCGTCGCCTTCTAAACAGAACAAGCTATCGCTCAGAAATAAGTCAGGTTCAGTAAGTCAGATTTCAAGCTTACAAAACACCCCAACTAAGCTCCGTCAAGTTTCTTCCGTTCCGACCACTCCCAGTagccatcatcatcatcttcaTCATCATTCGACAAATTATACTAATCATTTCTGCTGCGATATGACGTCTGTCCAGTTTGATGCTATGAATAGCAGCAACGCAACTAATGCTTTGGAGTCTCATAGTACTAACCTCATCCCTCGGAACAAACACAACAACTTAACATCGTTCTCCGAGCCATCCATCATTCAACACAGCTCCAGTTCTGATGTAAAAACCACTGGGATCCCGAATTCATTTGTCCCATCCCAACACAGGGAAACGCACACTACAACGAGTCCCAAAT CTAACGCGAGTCTAAAACCGATTGGAAAACGGCTCCATCAACGATCTGTTAAAGAGATGGAACTTTCTGAAGTTGATGAGCTTCTCCATGAAATGGAAGCAACGGAAGCTGAACTTGCTAAACGGATTAGTAACAGAAGTTCGTATCAGCTTCGTCAGGGAGACGTGTGCCACCCGAATTCTATCAGCGAAAATGATGTTAGGTTTAAAGAAGTGAATTGGGACCAAGGATTCAATAGTGCATCCCCAGCTTGTCGCTTGGACTCTAACTCTCAATGTACTAAATTAAGTGATCCTCACCAAAATCTTCCAACAGCCGTGACAAACATCTGCATGGCTTTCGATGAGGATTCCCTACATTTCGATGCGACCGACAAGATGATAGCTGATTTCAAAACTTGGCGTTACAACTGTTGCCCAACAGTGCCACAAAAGGTTGAACAAgctaataataatcataaggATAGTATGGCTATGTCCGAGGATTTGGAAAAACAAACTTATGCGCGGTCAAATTCTTTGTCAAATGCAAatattgatgtaaataaaaaaatcattgggTCAGATCAACCTACAATAGCCGTCAATAGTGACAATGCACATTTGCACGCATCAAATGATCGTACGAATTCAAATACTGCTGCTTCGAATTTGCATAGTGATACTTCGAAAGCTTACACGCCTGTACATTCCACACATGTAGAGTCTGGTCAAAGGCAGTTTGCACAATCTCATAGAAATTCTTATAGCACTGGTAATTTATTGAACTGCACGAATGAGGACATCCATGTTTTCCAAAATGTTGACGCAACGCACAAGATGGGTAATGATGCAGCTACAAATACAGAATTCTCAAG AAAATCACACCGGCTGTTAACACTCTCTGACTTTTGGGAATCAGATCCAAGTAAATCTCAAGAGGATATGCTTCGGATCAAattggaagaagaaaaatttagaaGAGAT CATTGCGAGCACTTGATTCAAGAACTTCAAAAAAGACTGCTTGAACAACAAGAAAAAGTAGCAGTAGCGGTGAGGgtagataatgaaaaaaacgttGTTATAACAAGACTTCAAAATGCTTGGACCAAGTTGAAATTGAGGTGGCAAGTATTGGAAGCGGAATCAAGTGACTTACATTTAACCCTGAAAAACGTAAAAGATAAACATCGAACGGAATGTACTGAACTTCAATCCCAGATCAAACGGTACGAAGGGGAATTATCGAAAGCACTGGATCTAGCTGGTggttataaagaaaaaagtgatACCTTGactaaagaaaaattagatttattaaagaGTCATGCAGATGAgctagaaaattataaatctttGGTACAAGAAGTTGAGAATAGGTACAGTCAACTAAAAGATGAATACAACAAAGTACTAGATCACAACCAACAACTTGGAGTGGCACTGAAAAATACTCAGCAAGAAGTGAATAAAGAGAGACTTCGAGGCGGTGAAGTAAGAGAAGAAATGGGTGTAATTCATAAAGCTCTCGACGCCTGTGAAGCGGAGCTGATCGTTCTTCGGCAAGAAAAGGAAAATCTTCAGCtaaaattgaaagaagaaacgaaTAGAAATCATATTTTGGAACAAAATAAGTCTACCCTTCTTACAGCCATAGATGAAGCAAAAATGGCAGAG AAAGCAGCTAACGCGGAAGCAAAGTCTATAGCTGCTCAACAAGAAAGAATAAGAATAGAATTGCGAGAGGTTTACCAGAAACAAGTCGACGAAGTAGTGAAAGCTAAGCTCCAAGAATTTCAATCACAACTTGATGCAGCCGAATCTGCGTTTCACTCTGAGTTGGAAAGTAGGCAGCGTGCAATCGCTGAATGTGCAGCTAGGAAGATCAAAACTGTTCTTGATAA acatCAGCTAGAGATAAATTTATTGGAGGAAAAgcataaagaagaaaaacggctgtatgaaattcaattgGCCCAGGCTATGCAACAGGTTTCAATGCTGAATACTAAGTTGAATTCTCAACACGCCAACAAGACTCAACTTGCCGAGCAATTGCACTCAGTCATGCAAAGGCAATGGCAGCAAGCACTGCAAATTATATCAG GTGGTAATATGGATAATCTAACTCCCATACAACGTATTCAtgctgaaaagttttttgaaaataaacatcCAATGAAGTCAGAATCCAGCCCGAATATCGGGAGCAGTATTATGGAGCCTATGCGACTGGAGTCACATTCCATGCCCGTGATTGATGGGCGGGGCTTCCTTTCTGCCCGTTTAACTGAAGAAAGAGATGGATACGCGAAATCAAACACTTTAACTGATAATACTCCATTAACAAGCCGCAGAGATCAGCCAAAAGATGATCTTCGTAGATATATCAAAATG ATATTGGATATGCAACAGCCAAAGTCAAACTTTGTGCAAGCACCGTGTTCTGAGTCACGCCAAAGTCCAACTCCGATTTGCAGAGAAGTCCCTAGAAAGCATTACACGAAGAAAGAACAGAGTTTTCTCAGTGAAGATAGCAGTGTGGTTTGGCAACCAAGTTCCGAG GTCTTTACTCAAGAAGAAAGTGAATATGTTTCTGTTCCTGAAAAACCGGCGGCAAAGGGGGATCAGCAGAAAAATAAGCCTCCGTGGAAATGA